The Cyclobacteriaceae bacterium DNA segment ATTGAAGATGTGACCAGACGTATGGCACTCGAAGGCTTTCTTGCCATTGCTCCGGACGCGTTGGCACCTCTAGGCGGAACGCCTACCGATACAGACAAGGCCCGAGAACTGTTTCAACAACTGGATGGTAAAAAGACCATCAGTAATTTTGCCCATGGGTTTACTTATTTGAAGACACGAAAAGATTGCAACGGAAAATTTGCCTGCATTGGTTTTTGCTGGGGCGGAGCGATGACCAACAACCTCGCCATTCAGGTACCTGATCTCTTAGCTGCTGCGCCTTATTACGGACGCCAGCCAGATTTGGCAGAAGTACCAAAAATAAAAGCCGAATTACAATTGCATTATGCCGGTATGGATGAACGCGTTAATGCCGGAATTGAGGCGTATGAAAAGGCCTTGAAAGAGGCTGGCAAAAAATATCAGCTCTATATTTATGAAGGTGCGCAGCATGCCTTTAATAACGATACCGCACCAACACGCTATAACGAAGAGGCTGCAAAACTGGCATGGTCACGAACGGTAGCGTTTTTCAAAGAGAAGCTTAACGGATAATTTTTTCGATCAAGAAGTTTTTTCGCTAAGTTTAGTTCATGATCACGTGGGCTGAGTTTAAGAATTACACACTAGACAGAAAAATCAGCGTACTTTATGAGCGCGGCACATTTGTGATGGCCATCCGGTATTACAACTACAAAATCAATTTGTATTTACTCGGGCAAAACTATGTTGAGGTTTTTGTGAATCACAAATGGGCCAGCATTGAAAAAATTTCACTGCTTGACACCAATCATACCCGGATGAAATTCTATTCAGATCAAATCAAACTTCCGCAGGAAATGGCTTAAAAGAAAAGGGCCTCCCGGATGGAAAGCCCTTTTATACAAGAATTTCAAATTAAATTGACTAAGCAGTAGCTGCCGCTTCCTCAAATTTAGTTGACGCCCGAAGCGTAACGGTTTTCTTTGCTTTGTATCCGCAATACCCACAAGTATAATGCTTAAGCAATTCACCTTCTTCGGTTGGTGTAGGTGCTTTCAAAATTTCTTCCTTCGCTACTTTAAAGGTTTGGTAATTACACTCAGGGCATTCCAAAGCATGAAGGTGACCTGCGTACTTTTCAATCTTGATATAGCCGCTTTCTTCATCCTTCCATACATCATAATCAGTAGAAAAAACGTTTTCTTCCGCCTGCATACCTTCATCCAGGTAAGCATCTTCTTCTTCTTCACTTAACAACTTCATGGGGCGGCCGTTTTTCGGAGAAATCCTTGGCTGGTAACGCAATACTTTTAAGCGCTTTTCAATGTAAAACGGATAATAGAACTTAAGCAGATTTTGTACAATAAGAGCAGCAATTAAGCCCATTGAAACTGTTGTGAAAACACGCACGAAAATCAGAATAGCGTTTAGTTCCACTATGTTCGCATTGGCATAAAAGCAACAACCTACAATCAAAATAACAGAAGCAATCCACAGTAATTTGATTTCGT contains these protein-coding regions:
- a CDS encoding dienelactone hydrolase family protein translates to MDQRIINLFDEYTHKPLSREEFIRRLTILTGSTAAALAVLPLLEVNYAHAATIPLQDDRLITEYINYPADDVTMRAYVARPKQNGVYGGVMVVHENRGLNPHIEDVTRRMALEGFLAIAPDALAPLGGTPTDTDKARELFQQLDGKKTISNFAHGFTYLKTRKDCNGKFACIGFCWGGAMTNNLAIQVPDLLAAAPYYGRQPDLAEVPKIKAELQLHYAGMDERVNAGIEAYEKALKEAGKKYQLYIYEGAQHAFNNDTAPTRYNEEAAKLAWSRTVAFFKEKLNG